The Peptococcaceae bacterium 1198_IL3148 nucleotide sequence GTAAACAAAAAACCTCTTCTAACAGAAGAGGTACTGGCAAACAAGCTGAATTTGCTAAACCTCTTATCTGCCAAGATTGCAAAACCTTGCAGGAATTAGCACCGGACCGTTAGCTAGAGCTAACGCGGTTGCCGGGTATCATAGGGCCTGTTCCCTCCACCACTCTTGATAAGAGAATGAATATTTAATTAATGGACATAGTTTATCAGCTAAATTTACTATTGTCAATTGGTAAAAATGCGGTGATAATAATTAAGTGTCGACATAAACCCAGATATTACAAAGAAGATGTAGGCAATTTAAGTAGAATAACATAGTATTACTAAGCTAAAAGGAGTTCACCATGGGTAAAAACAAGAGCAATATTTTAAAATTTGCATTGAGTGAAACGGTAAAAGCAATAGCCGATTATAAAATGATTGAAAACGGAGATCGGATTGCCGTTGGTCTTTCCGGGGGCAAAGACAGTAGTTCTTTATTGTACATCTTAGCCTATTACCAAAAATATTACCCCTATGATTTTGAAATTGTACCAATCCATGTAACCATGGGGTTTGACGATATGGACATCACACCATTAAAAGAGTTTTGTGATTCCTTAGGGTTACCTTTGCATGTGCAACAAGGGGATATCGGCAAAATCGTTTTTGACATTCGTCAGGAGAAAAACCCCTGCTCATTGTGCGCCAATTTACGGCGCGGCGCATTAAACAGCGCTGCGGTAGAACTAAATTGCAACAAAGTGGCCCTAGCCCATCACTTAGATGATTGCATTGAAACCTTCTTTATGAGCTTAATTTACACAGCACAAATTGGCACTTTTTCCCCCCGCACATTTTTGAACCGCACCGGTTTAACAGTGGTGCG carries:
- a CDS encoding ATP-binding protein — encoded protein: MGKNKSNILKFALSETVKAIADYKMIENGDRIAVGLSGGKDSSSLLYILAYYQKYYPYDFEIVPIHVTMGFDDMDITPLKEFCDSLGLPLHVQQGDIGKIVFDIRQEKNPCSLCANLRRGALNSAAVELNCNKVALAHHLDDCIETFFMSLIYTAQIGTFSPRTFLNRTGLTVVRPFVYLHERDVIRLANKYEIPIIHNPCPADKKTKREEAKALVDELSKRFNHRLRDDFITALKNFDANKLWPKVMR